From the Microplitis mediator isolate UGA2020A chromosome 6, iyMicMedi2.1, whole genome shotgun sequence genome, one window contains:
- the LOC130669239 gene encoding probable cyclin-dependent serine/threonine-protein kinase DDB_G0292550: NNNNNNNNNNNNNNNNNNNNNNNNNNNNNNNNNNNNNNNNNNNNNNNNNNNNNNNNNNNNNNNNNNNNNNNNNNNNNNNNNNNNNNNNNNNNNNNNNNNNNNNNNNNNNNNNNNNNNNNNNNNNNNNNNNNNNNNNNNNNNNNNNNNNNNNNNNNNNNNNNNNNNNNNNNNNNNNNNYNYNNNNNNNNNNNNNYNYNNNNNNNNNNNNNNNNNNNNNNNNNNNNNNNNNNNNNNNNNNNNNNNNNNNNYNNNNNNNNNNNNNNYNYNNNNNNNNNNNYNYNNNNNNNNNNNNYNYNYNNNNNNNNNNNNNNNNNNNNNNNNNNNNNNNNNNNNNNNNNNNNNNNNNNNNNNNNNNNNNNNNNNNNNNNNNNNNNNNNNNNNNNNNNNNNNNNNNNNNNYNYNNNNNNNNNNNYNYNNNNNNNNNNNYNYNYNNNNNNNNNNNNNNNNNNNNNNNYNYNYNNNNNNNNNYNNNYNNNNNNNNNNNNNNNNNNN, translated from the coding sequence aataataataataataataataataataataataataataataataataataataataataataataataataataataataataataataataataataataataataataataataataataataataataataataataataataataataataataataataataataataataataataataataataataataataataataataataataataataataataataataataataataataataataataataataataataataataataataataataataataataataataataataataataataataataataataataataataataataataataataataataataataataataataataataataataataataataataataataataataataataataataataataataataataataataataataataataataataataataataataataataataataataataataataataataataataataataataataataataataattataattataataataataataataataataataataataataataattataattataataataataataataataataataataataataataataataataataataataataataataataataataataataataataataataataataataataataataataataataataataataataataataataataataataataataattataataataataataataataataataataataataataataattataattataataataataataataataataataataataattataattataataataataataataataataataataataataattataattataattataataataataataataataataataataataataataataataataataataataataataataataataataataataataataataataataataataataataataataataataataataataataataataataataataataataataataataataataataataataataataataataataataataataataataataataataataataataataataataataataataataataataataataataataataataataataataataataataataataataataataattataattataataataataataataataataataataataattataattataataataataataataataataataataataattataattataattataataataataataataataataataataataataataataataataataataataataataataataattataattataattataataataataataataataataataattataataataattataataataataataataataataataataataataataataataataataataataat